CCGGGGAGTCCGGCCGGCTCGCCGCCTCGATCAGGGCGGTCTCCAGCCCGGTGATCCGGCCCCCGACCGAATGGGCCTCGTCAGCACGCCCCATGGCGGTGGCGAAGGCCGCGAAAAAGCCGGCGCGCGTGTCCTCGAGCGCGCGTTCGGCATCGGCGAGACGGCGTTCGCCGGTGGTGACCGGATCGTGATACCGGGAGACGCCGACTACGGCGACGCCGGAACCGCTTCTCCCCGTCTGCGTGGAGGTGAGCTCGATCTCGCGCCGGCCATAGCCCTCCGTCAGGGCATTCGCGACGTTGGACGACACCACGTCGGCCGCGCGCGAGACGGCGTTCAGTCCCGTTAGCGCATTTGCGAGAGCGTTCGAAATGCTCATCCTCTATCCTCCTGCTCCGCCGCTTTCGTCAGCGTTTGATATTGGTCGTCTCCTGCAACATCTCGTCGACGGTCTGGATCACCTTCGCGTTCGACGAGTAGGCGCGCTGTGTCTGGATGAGATCGGTCAGTTCAGCCGCCACATCGGTCGTCGAACTCTCTCGCGCATAACCTTCGATCGTTCCGGTGGGACCGTCGCCGGCGTCCCAGAGGAAGAAGGAGCCCGAATCCGGGGAGACCTGATAGGTCTGGTCGCCAAGCGCCCTCAGCCCGTTCGGATTTGGAACGTCGACCAGCGGGATCTGGTAGATGCGGCGTGTGAAGCCGGTGTCATAGGTCGCGGTGATGTAGCCGCCATCGTCGATTTCCACCGACGTCAGCTTCCCGACCGGCGAACCGTCTTTCGTGATCGAGGTCGGGGAAAAACTGTTGGAGAGTTGCGTCAGCCCGTTGGTGTCGCCGGGTCTGCCGATCGTCATTTCAATCGGCCCGCCGGCGACGGTAAGGGCGAGGGCACCGGTCGAGGTGCTGTAGGTCGCCCCCGAGGGATTGTTGACGGTCGGCGTCACGGTGGACAGCGTGCCACCGGCCCCGCGCGTATCGTCGAAGACGAGCGTATATTCCCCGATGATCGCGTTTCCGGAGGCGGAGTCGGTGATCGTCATGGTCCAGGTGTTGGCAGTCACGCCGTCGGGCACGAAGGTGATGTCGAGCGATTCCGACGTGCCGAGGTTGCCGAAATACTCCACCGCGAGCGGTGTGGTCGTCGCATCCTCGGCGGGGAGGTTCACGCCGAAATTGATCCGCGTCGTCGGATCACCCGCGGTCTGGTTCGAGTTGATCATCACGGGTTCCAGCCCGGTCATCGTGTCGCGGGGGTAGGTCGAAATCGTTCCGTCGGCCTCCGCAGGCCAGCCGAGCAGAACAAGACCGGACTGGGTCTTCAGGATACCGTCGGCGTCGGTGTGGAACGAGCCGGTCGTCGTCATCATCAGCGGCTGGTCCCCCATCGTCCCGTCGAGCGACACTTCGGTCGTGACGGGGATGAAGCCGTTGCCGGACACCGCGATGTCGGTCGCGTTCGAGGTCGAGACGAGCCCGCCCTGTTCCCCGATCAGGCGGGAGGTCGTGGCGCGCACGCCACCGGCGGAATAGGTTCCCGTGTTGGTGGAATTCGAGATGACGAAGGAGGCGAAATCCGTCTCCGCGCGCTTGTAGCCATAGGTGCCCGAATTCGCGATGTTGTCGGAAATCGTCGCCAGCCGCGTGGCGTTGGCGGCCAGGCCGGCCACGCCCGCGTTGAGCGAGGAGGAGATGGACATGAAAAGCGCCTTTCTGCTGCTGAAGCCTGTCCCACAATATGCCCGATACTCCTTAACGCGCCGCTAACGGCTAAAATCCGATCTATTTCCCGCGGATCTGGTTGCGCAGGAGGACGATCTCCACGCGGTTGTTGCGCACCGACATGGGATTGCCGACAGCGGGCCGGCGATCGGCATAGCCGGTGACGCGGAGGATCCGTTTCGGGGGCGTTCCGTTCGTTTCGAGCAGTTGGCGGATGCGGTCGGCGCGGCGCGTGGAGATGTCCCAGACGGGATTGTCCGCTACCACGATGGGTTGTGCGCTGACATGGCCGGACACCGCGATGTCGTTGCGCACGATGCGGAACACCTCCGACAACATGCCGACGAGAAGGCCCGTGATCTCCGTCGGTTCGCTGCCCCTGCCGGCAAAGAGCGGTTCGCCCTCGAGATCGAACAACTCGATAATGAGGCCCTCGTCCGTGACGCGGGTCACGATATGCCGCATCGCCTCGTCGGCCGCCATGCTTTCACCGCTGAAGGCGGTGAGGAGGTCCTGAACCTCCGCGAACGCCTTTGCCTCGAGCGCGTGGGCGCGCTCTGCCTCGGCTTCCCCGGCGGCCGCGCCCTTCTGATCCGTGGAATTCGCGTTGGAGGCGCCCGTGCCGTTCTGCGACAGGGTTTCCTCCGTAAAGACGGAATCGCCGCCGAACGACCCGTCGCCGCCGCCGGAGATCCGGTTCACCGGAATCGTCGGATTGAAGTAATCCGCGATGCCTTTCCTCTGCTTTTCCGTCGTCGCGTTCAGCAACCACATCAGGAGGAAGAACGCCATCATCGCAGTCACGAAATCGGCGTAAGCGACCTTCCATGCCCCGCCGTGATGGCCCCCGCCAGCCACGACCTTCTTTCTCTTGATGATAACCGGCGCATTGTCCTTGCCGCTCATCCCACCACCTCATGTTCACCCGGAACAAGAGGTAGCAGGCAGAGGTGAAGAGGCGCTTAACCTCTAAAATTGTGTGAACGTCAGCGATCGGGGAAGATCCCCGCCGAGGTCGGCGCCCCGTCGTCGAACTGCGCGAGGTAGTCGACGATCACCTTTTGGTTCACCGCGAAGCCCTTGTATTCGGCGAGCGCGGGGTCGATGTCGCGCAGCACACGGTGCAGGCGCCGACCCCATTTCGGCTGGGTACAGATGTCCTCGAGACAGGCGAGGTAACAGCGGATCGGAAAGGCGATGGCGTTGGAGCGCGGCAGACGCCAGAAGGTCTGGAGTTCCACGCGAAGGTGCTGCTTGCGACCGACATTCTCCGGCGTAACCGTGCGCTTTTCCGGCCCCCATTTGTGATAGTTCTCGGGACTCGTGTCGAGGCGCGGATTGACCGTCATCGTCCAGTTGAGGCGCCGGTACTCCTGTCCCTGCCGCATCGCGAGAAGGAATTTCAGCGCCCGGTCGAACACCCCCAACCGTTTCGCCTTTGGCACCGGGGCGTGCCATTCGAAGAAGTTCATCCCGACATCGAAATCGAGCGACCAGTCGGCCTGGGAGGTCACCATGCCGGCGTCCATCCACAGGTTGCCCTCGCGTTCGTCGAGAAGGGCGAAATCCCCCTGCGTCTGGCGCGTGATGTATTCCATCGGCCCGCAGGGCAGCGTGGTCGGGTCGAGGAAGGTGAAGCGCTGCTCGATGCCGAGCGGCCTGTTGATCCAGTGCCAGCGATTGCCGTCGCGGTGAAGCGCGAACAGATCCGGGTAATCCTCCGATTTCGAGACCATGATGATCTCCAGGAGATCCCAGCCCGCAAGCTCCATATGCGGCAGCGACTGGCAGCGCAGCGGATCCTCGTCGAGCGTGATCGCGCGGTCCCGCATCTCCGAGACATAATGTTCGTCCACATCGAAACGATGCTCGAACACCGATCCTTCCGGTCCGCCGGGATGCGGTTCGATGTTCACCGAATACATGTAGTCATCACGGTCGAACGGAAAGGGAAAGCGCCGGATCGCCCGATCCGTGTTGTAATAGCTGTAATCGCCACGAAAGGTTTCGTCGTTGAATTGCAGGGTCATGTGTGTCTCCCTCAGAGATCCAGAACCAGCTCGTCGCCGGTAAAGCGCGACATGCAGGGCATGATCTTCTTCTGGCCCGCGCGTTCGTCCCGGCTCAGCCAATGGTCGTTGTGTTCGATCTGCCCCTTGCAGGAGATCACGCCGGTCTCGCAGCGCCCGCAGGCGCCGCCGCGACAGCTCCAGTCGAGTTCGACATTCGCGGCTTCGAGCGCCTCGAGAAGGCTCTGATGCGCGCCGACCTCAATTCTGCGGCCGGATTTCGCCAGCATCACGGCAAAGGGCATGCCCGGCGGCGGCGAGGTGAAGGCTTCCGAATGGATCACCGATTTCGGCCAGCCATGCCGCGCGGCGGCGTCCGTCACCGCGGCGATCAGGCCCGTGGGTCCGCAGACATAGACATGGGTGCCGAGCGGCTGTCCGGTGAGGATCTCGCCCAGGTCCATCCGGTTTCCCTCCGAGGAGATGTGGACATGAATGCGGCCCGACTTCGGCAGCAAGGCAAGGCCGGCCGCCTCCTCGCGCGTGCGCGCCGCATAACGCAGCTCGAAGGGCTGTTGCAGGAAGTCGATCTGGTGAAGCTGGGCGAGGAAGGGCGTGATGCCGATGCCTCCCGCGATCAGCACATGCTTGCGCGCCCGGATGTCGAGCGCGAAAAGGTTCGCCGGCACCGAGACCCGCATCCTGTCGCCCACCGCGACCCTGGTGTGCATGTAGCGCGACCCGCCCCGCCCGACGTCCTCGCGCCTCACGGCAATCTCGTAGCCCGAGGGATCGTTCGGATCGGAGATCAACGAATAGGAGTTGCGCCGCAGCAGGTCGCCATCGGGCATTTCCACCACGACATGAGCTCCGCCCGAGAAGATCGGCAGCGCCTTCTTCTGCGGGTGTTCGAACCGGAAACGCGTCACGAGCGGTGTGAGCCTTTCGACGGCGGCGACCTCGAGAAGCATCTGTCTGCTCATGGCTGGATCTCCACGGTTTCGGGAATGTCGCCGGGCACCTCCGCGTCGACGCAGACGCCCTGGAATGCGCCCAGCCGGCGGGAGAAATGATCCCGCACGAACAGCGTCAGCCCGCAATGCCCGCAGGTGAAGGGATCGGTGGTCACGTCCTCGGTCATGCCCTTGCAATGAACGCATTGCATCCGGCGCGCGACGGAGCCGCGATGCTCCATCTGGATCGCCTCAAGAGGCATGCCCCGTGACATGGCCAGCGCGGAGACTCGGCCCATGAGACCCTCCGTCCCCGCGAGATAGAGCTGCGTTCCCATATGGGCCGCATCGAGAAGGCGTTCGATCAGCGGCATGGCGGCGTCGAGCGACGGTTCCTCGTGATAGCCCTTCGGATCGAGGGCCGCGAGACGCGCGCCATGGCCGCATCCCTTCGGAACATAGATGACATGCGCGAGATCGAGCACGGCGGCATCGCGCGCGGCGAGGTCGATCAGGGCGAGCGCCCCTTCGCCATCAGCGACCATGACCGCGGGCGCCGCTCCCTGGGGCATCAGCCGCGCATAGGTGGGCCGGCTGTCAATCGACGGTGAGAATGGAGTGTTCGGCATCGGATCTTCCTGTTGCTCAATGGGGCGGGCGCCGTCCCGCGCCCTGCCCCTCCGTCATGTCGGATCAGCCCTTCGCGGTGCGCCGTTTCTTGTCGACGTCGTAGAAGGGCATCGGATGGGCGATGGCCGCGAGTTCCTTGTCGGGGTTCCGGATCGTGAGCTTCGTGCCTTCGACCGCGCAATCGACGGGCATCCGCGCGATGCCGACTGTGTGCTCGTTGAGCGGCGAATACATGCACATGGTCACGACGCCGACCTGTTCGCCATCCTTCAGGACCGGCGCACCTTCGACGGCAGGCTCGGTACCTTC
The nucleotide sequence above comes from Celeribacter indicus. Encoded proteins:
- a CDS encoding flagellar hook protein FlgE yields the protein MSISSSLNAGVAGLAANATRLATISDNIANSGTYGYKRAETDFASFVISNSTNTGTYSAGGVRATTSRLIGEQGGLVSTSNATDIAVSGNGFIPVTTEVSLDGTMGDQPLMMTTTGSFHTDADGILKTQSGLVLLGWPAEADGTISTYPRDTMTGLEPVMINSNQTAGDPTTRINFGVNLPAEDATTTPLAVEYFGNLGTSESLDITFVPDGVTANTWTMTITDSASGNAIIGEYTLVFDDTRGAGGTLSTVTPTVNNPSGATYSTSTGALALTVAGGPIEMTIGRPGDTNGLTQLSNSFSPTSITKDGSPVGKLTSVEIDDGGYITATYDTGFTRRIYQIPLVDVPNPNGLRALGDQTYQVSPDSGSFFLWDAGDGPTGTIEGYARESSTTDVAAELTDLIQTQRAYSSNAKVIQTVDEMLQETTNIKR
- a CDS encoding heme-dependent oxidative N-demethylase family protein — protein: MTLQFNDETFRGDYSYYNTDRAIRRFPFPFDRDDYMYSVNIEPHPGGPEGSVFEHRFDVDEHYVSEMRDRAITLDEDPLRCQSLPHMELAGWDLLEIIMVSKSEDYPDLFALHRDGNRWHWINRPLGIEQRFTFLDPTTLPCGPMEYITRQTQGDFALLDEREGNLWMDAGMVTSQADWSLDFDVGMNFFEWHAPVPKAKRLGVFDRALKFLLAMRQGQEYRRLNWTMTVNPRLDTSPENYHKWGPEKRTVTPENVGRKQHLRVELQTFWRLPRSNAIAFPIRCYLACLEDICTQPKWGRRLHRVLRDIDPALAEYKGFAVNQKVIVDYLAQFDDGAPTSAGIFPDR
- a CDS encoding dimethylamine monooxygenase subunit DmmA family protein, producing MPNTPFSPSIDSRPTYARLMPQGAAPAVMVADGEGALALIDLAARDAAVLDLAHVIYVPKGCGHGARLAALDPKGYHEEPSLDAAMPLIERLLDAAHMGTQLYLAGTEGLMGRVSALAMSRGMPLEAIQMEHRGSVARRMQCVHCKGMTEDVTTDPFTCGHCGLTLFVRDHFSRRLGAFQGVCVDAEVPGDIPETVEIQP
- a CDS encoding OmpA/MotB family protein gives rise to the protein MSGKDNAPVIIKRKKVVAGGGHHGGAWKVAYADFVTAMMAFFLLMWLLNATTEKQRKGIADYFNPTIPVNRISGGGDGSFGGDSVFTEETLSQNGTGASNANSTDQKGAAAGEAEAERAHALEAKAFAEVQDLLTAFSGESMAADEAMRHIVTRVTDEGLIIELFDLEGEPLFAGRGSEPTEITGLLVGMLSEVFRIVRNDIAVSGHVSAQPIVVADNPVWDISTRRADRIRQLLETNGTPPKRILRVTGYADRRPAVGNPMSVRNNRVEIVLLRNQIRGK
- a CDS encoding PDR/VanB family oxidoreductase gives rise to the protein MSRQMLLEVAAVERLTPLVTRFRFEHPQKKALPIFSGGAHVVVEMPDGDLLRRNSYSLISDPNDPSGYEIAVRREDVGRGGSRYMHTRVAVGDRMRVSVPANLFALDIRARKHVLIAGGIGITPFLAQLHQIDFLQQPFELRYAARTREEAAGLALLPKSGRIHVHISSEGNRMDLGEILTGQPLGTHVYVCGPTGLIAAVTDAAARHGWPKSVIHSEAFTSPPPGMPFAVMLAKSGRRIEVGAHQSLLEALEAANVELDWSCRGGACGRCETGVISCKGQIEHNDHWLSRDERAGQKKIMPCMSRFTGDELVLDL